From Rana temporaria chromosome 5, aRanTem1.1, whole genome shotgun sequence:
ctgatcgccgccattagtagtaaaaaataaaaaaatgcaataaaactatcccctattttgtaaacactataaattttgcgcaaaccattagataaacgcttattgcgattttttttaccaaaaataggtagaagaatacgtatcggcctaaactgaggaaaaaaaatatttgtatatgtttttgggggatatttattatagcaaaaagtaaaaaatatagaattttttcaaaattgtcgctctatttttgtttatagcgcaaaaaataaataccgcagaggtgatcaaataccaccaaaagaaagctctatttgtgggaaataaaaggacgccaaatttgtttgggagccacgtcgcacgaccgcgcaattgtcagttaaagcgacgcagtgccaaatcacaaaaagtgctctggtcattggCCAGTGAAattgtctggggctgaagtggttaaacaagagtCAAATCCTCCAGATGCTGACCTGCAACCTGGGGACAGGATTATCACACAATGCaaacaagggatcccaccaaaaaGCTGCAGGCAAATTTCACCAAAACAGAGCatcagaatagaaaaaaacatacatgtcaATGGTTATTCACTCAATGTGAAGAAGAAATATAAGAAAATGGCATATTAAAGTCActatagtttgaaaaaaacagcaaacacttGCAGGgaattatttaaaatgtatgtcaaGCTAAAAAATCATTTAAAGAGTCGGGAGGATGAGAAAGTTAGAGAGATTtctccacttcctgtcctgctgacaatgGTTCTATTCTATTTATTCTCCCCTTGGGGCAGGATAGAAAATATGTAacaggaacaaaaataaaaaaagtttacagGGGTTCAGAGTTCTAGCTCTATTTCTTTAACAGAACCCCAGATAGCAGGAAAGACTTGATAGGAGTTCTGATCCTTCCCCATTGTATTCAAAACTAAGGGAAGAAGTTTGTCTGGGCATATTCTTTAAGAATGACCTTTGTACGTACTTTATGTACAAACAGCAGATAAAAGCTGCAAGACCAGCACAGCCCCACCCTGTACATAGAACTATGATACGCCCTTCAGCTTTTCAGCTGAGACTTTCAGTTTCGTTTCTCTCTTCTGCTGTCAGCGATGGCGTCTTCTGATCTGAGACAGGAGCTGGACTGTTCCAtctgtctgaacatttatacagatcctgtaaacctgagatgtggtcacaacttctgccgggtctgtatTGATCGTGTGTTGGATACACAGGGGGGGTCTGGAagttattcctgtcctgagtgcagagaAGAGTTCCGGGATCGGCCTGTACTGCACAGGAACATAACACTACGTAACATAGTGGAGACTTTCCGATCTACTCAGCCAGATAAGAAGGAGACTGGAATCTTCTGTACACAATGTATTCACTCTCCTGTACCGGCTGTTAAATCCTGTCTGATGTGTGAAGCTTCTCTATGTAATGATCACCTGAGAGTCCACAGCAAGTCACCAGAACATGTCCTAACTGATCCCACCACTTCCATGGAGAACAGAAAATGCTCCATCCATAGAGAACTTCTTAAatattactgcactgaggactcTGCTTGTATCTGTGTGTCCTGCAGGCTGGATGGAGAACACCGAGGACACAAGGTGCAGACTCTGGATGAGGCCTCTGAGAATAAAAAACTGAAATTCAGAAATGTTCTGCAGGAAATGATTTCTAAAAGAAAGAAGATTGAGAAAAGAGTCCGGAGTCTGCAGGAACGTAAGGAAAGAGTACAAGAAAAATCAGCTGGTCTAACAGAGGGAGTCACTGCCCTGTTCATAGAGCTCAGGAGACATCTGGAGGACCTGGAGAAGAGAGTCCGGAGGAACATCTCCAGCCAGGAAAAGCGGATCTCCCTCTCATTGTCTGATTTGATTGATCagctggaaataaagaaggaggatctgtccaggaagatggaggacattgaggagctgtgtaacatgactgacccactgactgtcctacaggaatcagacacaggggacttgtgtgatactgaggagggagataatgaggacagagagagacatgatagactcctccatgatggaggggatctggatgtGTCTGGAATctcacacacaatacacacagggtTATCTGATATGATAAAAGGGGTAAATGTATTCTTCAATATACAGGAAGCTtcagacatattactggatgt
This genomic window contains:
- the LOC120941667 gene encoding E3 ubiquitin/ISG15 ligase TRIM25-like, with protein sequence MASSDLRQELDCSICLNIYTDPVNLRCGHNFCRVCIDRVLDTQGGSGSYSCPECREEFRDRPVLHRNITLRNIVETFRSTQPDKKETGIFCTQCIHSPVPAVKSCLMCEASLCNDHLRVHSKSPEHVLTDPTTSMENRKCSIHRELLKYYCTEDSACICVSCRLDGEHRGHKVQTLDEASENKKLKFRNVLQEMISKRKKIEKRVRSLQERKERVQEKSAGLTEGVTALFIELRRHLEDLEKRVRRNISSQEKRISLSLSDLIDQLEIKKEDLSRKMEDIEELCNMTDPLTVLQESDTGDLCDTEEGDNEDRERHDRLLHDGGDLDVSGISHTIHTGLSDMIKGVNVFFNIQEASDILLDVNTAHNKLQISDDMKTVSWSDIEQNRPETPERFQDCSNVLSSRRFSSGRHYWEVDVSKSVCWVVGMCYPSIERRGKESGIGNNKKSWGLFRYNNQYSIRHDNKGIRISPDLSSKRVRISLNYEAGQIFFYDLCDPIRHLHTFTTTFTEPLHAILGVGKGHVTISGEGGL